In Archocentrus centrarchus isolate MPI-CPG fArcCen1 chromosome 24, fArcCen1, whole genome shotgun sequence, one DNA window encodes the following:
- the LOC115774462 gene encoding tripartite motif-containing protein 35-like isoform X2, whose amino-acid sequence MSQPPRNLVLKNLSDNLRQERSQAASESKERCSLHSEKLRLFCENDQKLICVVCRDAKQHKKHNCVPINEAAEEHRTKVKIELMHLKRKLGSFKREKLKCDEMANHIKLQAQNTEKAIRSEFQKLYQFLRAEEAGRIDAVRKEATLKSETMNLRIVNLTAEISSLRDKIKTIEGEVKAGDMPFMMNIRSTIQRSQCKLSEPVTPSGALIDEAKHLGNLLFSVWKKMMAIIHYTPVVLDPNTCCRNFTVSEHLTSLTPSSKPQSFPYNPERDYDSVFGHEGFTSGKHSWDVELSGYWSVGVRAKITKNHMTVKKWGIYVCVCTGVLREIIPGSDSKQASDNCPPQKVRVQLDYDQGILSFFDLGRKMPVYTIRYRFTEKLFPYFHEKAKILPAELSVTIKQLK is encoded by the exons ATGTCTCAGCCTCCGCGTAACCTGGTGCTGAAAAACCTGTCTGACAACCTGAGACAGGAGAGGAGTCAGGCTGCATCAGAATCTAAGGAGCGCTGCAGCCTGCACAGTGAGAAGCTCCGACTCTTCTGTGAGAATGATCAGAAGCTCATCTGTGTGGTCTGCAGAGATGCGAAACAACACAAGAAACACAACTGTGTCCCCATCaatgaagcagcagaagaacacAGA ACTAAAGTCAAGATCGAGCTGATgcacttaaaaagaaaactggggtcatttaaaagagaaaaactcaAATGTGATGAAATGGCTAACCACATTAAG CTCCAGGCTCAGAATACAGAGAAGGCCATCAGATCAGAGTTTCAGAAGCTTTACCAGTTCCTGAGAGCAGAGGAGGCTGGTAGGATAGATGCAGTGAGGAAGGAGGCGACACTCAAGAGTGAGACAATGAACCTGAGGATTGTAAATCTGACTGCTGAGATCTCCTCACTCAGAGACAAAATCAAAACCATAGAGGGGGAGGTGAAAGCTGGAGATATGCCATTTATGATG AACATCAGATCCACTATTCAGAG ATCTCAGTGCAAGCTGTCAGAGCCAGTCACTCCATCAGGAGCCCTGATCGATGAGGCCAAACACCTTGGGAACCTGCTGTTCTCagtctggaaaaaaatgatggCTATAATACACTATA CTCCTGTAGTTCTGGATCCCAACACTTGCTGCAGAAACTTTACAGTATCTGAACACCTGACTTCTTTAACACCATCTTCCAAGCCTCAGTCCTTTCCTTACAACCCTGAGAGGGATTATGACTCAGTCTTTGGACACGAAGGCTTCACCTCTGGAAAACACAGCTGGGACGTGGAGCTCAGTGGATACTGGAGTGTTGGTGTACGCGCTAAAATAACCAAGAATCACATGACGGTAAAGAAATGGGGCATTTACGTGTGTGTTTGCACTGGCGTTCTGCGTGAGATTATCCCAGGGAGTGACAGCAAACAGGCATCTGATAATTGTCCTCCACAAAAAGTCAGAGTCCAGCTAGATTATGACCAAGGAATTCTGTCATTTTTTGACCTTGGTCGGAAAATGCCTGTATACACCATCAGATATAGATTTACTGAAAAACTCTTTCCATATTTTCATGAAAAGGCAAAAATTCTTCCAGCTGAATTGTCAGTGACGATAAAACAACTAAAATAG